Part of the Armatimonadota bacterium genome is shown below.
GCATCTTTGTCGAGGCGGCGGAGAACACGGACGACGAGCGATACAGCCCGGGCGAGCGTTACGCCAGTCGTTACGAGATCAACATGCTGAGATGCATCTTCTGCGGCTATTGTCAGGATGCCTGCCCCACCGGCGCCATTGTGCTGCGAGAGGATTTCGAGCTGGCGGATTACAGTCGCGAGGCGTTCGTGTTCACCAAAGAGATGCTGTTAGAGCCGATGCCCGCGCGCGAAAGCGTGTAACGCAGGTGCGCCAGGCTTCCGCCTGGCATGCCGCCAATGAGCGCATGGCTTTGCCATCGCCCGCCTCGCGAGGACGCTCGGCCTCCCGGACTTTGCCCTCCCGAGAGCATCTCCCT
Proteins encoded:
- the nuoI gene encoding NADH-quinone oxidoreductase subunit NuoI, which produces MISEILNDVIKPIAIGLKTTFRHLTKPAITVHYPEQKKDQYPRTRWRHALLRYENGLERCIGCSLCAGACPVRCIFVEAAENTDDERYSPGERYASRYEINMLRCIFCGYCQDACPTGAIVLREDFELADYSREAFVFTKEMLLEPMPARESV